The Salinibaculum sp. SYNS191 genome has a window encoding:
- a CDS encoding EamA family transporter, producing the protein MDVSTVGLALLAAAGWGAGSPLSKLGMEAGGEPYQVALTVVTISATTYWLAVVGRGADVFANATWVVALFVVTGLVATAVARVLAFGGVKRLGSSINSAGINTRPVWASVLAVVVLGETVTPQMGLGILVVVAGLITLAFSEGGDISGWDLHQLAFPLTAAVAFGAGSVARRFAFTNSAITPLEGAALNETAGLVGLFGFLVVRNPGVDDVRDALAAPRRAYAYFAGSALLNAFALLALFEALSRGRVVIVDPLSSPTSLFAILFTFIFLRRVERVTRRLVLGAVLVIMGVVLITGPDLLPL; encoded by the coding sequence ATGGACGTGTCGACCGTCGGACTCGCGCTGCTGGCGGCCGCTGGCTGGGGTGCCGGGTCGCCACTGTCGAAACTCGGGATGGAGGCGGGCGGCGAACCGTACCAGGTGGCGCTCACCGTCGTCACCATCAGCGCCACCACGTACTGGCTCGCCGTCGTCGGCCGCGGTGCGGACGTGTTCGCGAACGCGACGTGGGTCGTCGCCCTGTTCGTGGTGACCGGGCTCGTCGCCACCGCCGTGGCGCGGGTGCTGGCCTTCGGCGGCGTCAAGCGCCTCGGCTCCAGCATCAACAGTGCCGGCATCAACACCCGCCCCGTCTGGGCGTCGGTCCTGGCCGTCGTCGTCCTCGGCGAGACGGTGACGCCGCAGATGGGGCTGGGCATCCTCGTCGTCGTCGCGGGTCTCATCACCCTGGCGTTCTCCGAGGGCGGCGACATCTCGGGGTGGGACCTCCACCAGCTCGCCTTCCCGCTCACGGCCGCCGTCGCCTTCGGTGCGGGCAGCGTCGCCCGCCGCTTCGCGTTCACCAATTCGGCCATTACCCCGCTCGAAGGGGCGGCGCTGAACGAGACGGCCGGCCTCGTCGGCCTTTTCGGGTTCCTGGTCGTCCGCAATCCGGGCGTCGACGACGTCCGGGACGCGCTCGCGGCACCCCGCCGGGCCTACGCGTACTTCGCGGGGTCGGCGCTGTTGAACGCCTTCGCGCTGCTCGCGCTCTTCGAGGCGCTGTCGCGCGGGCGCGTCGTCATCGTGGACCCCCTCTCGTCGCCGACGTCGCTGTTTGCCATCCTCTTTACGTTCATCTTCCTCCGTCGCGTCGAGCGCGTCACTCGCCGGCTCGTCCTCGGCGCGGTTCTGGTCATCATGGGGGTGGTCCTCATCACCGGCCCGGACCTGCTTCCCCTGTAG
- a CDS encoding PfkB family carbohydrate kinase, which yields MTELVTFGETPLQFSPPGKERLETARETTVYADGIESNAAVAASQLGTASTWISKLPATAPSRRVVGELERHGIETSITWAGEGEGRQGLVFREAGHPPRDPQRWHDRDGTAAATAEPSDVPMDVVQGADVVFSGLSTAGLSRNAEATVQAMLRAAHGSGPTTAVTVDYQPGLRPPESLRETLLTLLEHVEVLIGDEAHVRTVFDRSGKPRELANSIAAEYELDTVVITSNTSSAVALEDTPGTNVVHEREAAELEPVDESGQRGAFSGGFLARLCDGADLPEALSYGVAAATLARTIPGPFMTANRAEIERTVDEAVDSSR from the coding sequence ATGACAGAACTCGTGACGTTTGGCGAGACGCCCCTCCAGTTCTCGCCGCCGGGGAAAGAGCGCCTCGAAACGGCCCGCGAGACGACAGTTTACGCGGACGGCATCGAGAGCAACGCGGCCGTCGCGGCGAGTCAACTCGGGACGGCGAGCACGTGGATATCCAAACTCCCCGCGACGGCTCCCAGCCGCCGGGTCGTGGGTGAACTCGAACGCCACGGCATCGAGACGTCCATCACCTGGGCCGGCGAGGGTGAGGGCCGCCAGGGACTGGTCTTCCGGGAGGCGGGGCACCCGCCGCGAGACCCGCAGCGGTGGCACGACCGCGACGGGACTGCGGCGGCAACTGCGGAGCCCAGCGACGTGCCGATGGACGTCGTCCAGGGGGCCGACGTCGTCTTCTCGGGGCTGAGTACGGCGGGCCTGTCTCGCAACGCCGAAGCGACGGTCCAGGCGATGCTGCGGGCGGCCCATGGCAGCGGTCCGACGACGGCGGTAACCGTCGATTACCAGCCGGGACTGCGGCCGCCGGAGTCGCTGCGGGAGACGCTGCTGACGCTGCTCGAACACGTCGAGGTGCTCATCGGGGACGAGGCACACGTCAGGACGGTGTTCGACCGGTCCGGGAAGCCCCGCGAGCTGGCCAACTCGATTGCGGCCGAGTACGAACTGGATACCGTAGTCATAACGAGCAACACCAGCAGCGCGGTCGCGCTCGAAGACACGCCGGGGACGAACGTCGTTCACGAGCGCGAGGCGGCCGAACTGGAGCCGGTCGACGAGTCCGGACAGCGCGGGGCGTTCTCGGGCGGGTTCCTGGCGCGGCTCTGTGATGGCGCGGACCTCCCGGAGGCGCTGAGCTACGGGGTGGCTGCGGCGACGCTGGCCCGGACCATCCCCGGACCGTTCATGACAGCTAACCGGGCGGAAATCGAGCGGACTGTCGACGAGGCAGTCGACTCGTCCAGGTAA
- the nuoL gene encoding NADH-quinone oxidoreductase subunit L, with translation MALPFDAAPAIALLPFVGFLIALFLGDRMPKGGALAGIAATAGSLVLSLWMALALFTGSEPYHETIYDFVLGAEGVAGVDLTFGLLIDPLAALMLVIVSLISFLVHVFSLGYMNDEGETGLPRYYAGLGLFTFSMLAFVYADNLLMAFMFFELVGLCSYLLIGFWFREDGPPSAAKKAFLVTRFGDYFFLIGVVAVFATFGTASFAGEQSFVTMAEHALDPGATADVTTFFGLGPQAWFTVIGLLVLGGVMGKSAQFPLHTWLPDAMEGPTPVSALIHAATMVAAGVYLVARMYGFYALSPTALGIIALIGGFTALFAATMGVVKQELKQVLAYSTISQYGYMMLALGGGGYVAAVFHLTTHAVFKALLFLGAGSVIIAMHHNENMWDMGGLKDKMRVTYLTFLSGSLALAGIFPFAGFWSKDEVLYETLIHGLGNTPLLLAGYAMGLLAVFFTGFYTFRMVFLTFHGEARSDVARDPEPVRWNVKAPLAVLGIGAATVGFINMVPVQKLTSISDIDFLHQWLDGSLESLNAHHYAEVLEADFAAGYAAADLSPLVPGLVSLGLAVAGVGAAYTLYSGPSPAQHTKKLGSIRTLLMNNYYQDEYQVWLAKGVTVPVARAADKFDQGIIDGVVNGISSVSLFSGERFRRIQTGVVSNYATLLTIGLTLLLIVFGLAGGWF, from the coding sequence ATGGCACTACCATTTGACGCGGCACCGGCTATCGCACTGCTCCCGTTCGTCGGGTTCCTGATTGCACTGTTCCTCGGCGACAGGATGCCGAAGGGCGGCGCGCTCGCCGGTATCGCTGCGACGGCCGGCTCGCTCGTCCTCTCGCTGTGGATGGCGCTGGCCCTCTTTACCGGCTCCGAGCCGTATCACGAGACGATCTACGACTTCGTCCTCGGCGCGGAGGGCGTCGCCGGCGTCGACCTCACCTTCGGCCTGCTCATCGACCCGCTGGCCGCGCTCATGTTGGTCATCGTCTCCCTCATCTCGTTCCTCGTCCACGTCTTCTCGCTGGGGTACATGAACGACGAGGGCGAGACGGGCCTGCCCCGGTACTACGCCGGCCTCGGACTCTTTACGTTCTCCATGCTCGCCTTCGTCTACGCCGACAACCTGCTGATGGCCTTTATGTTCTTCGAGCTGGTCGGGCTGTGCTCGTACCTGCTCATCGGCTTCTGGTTCCGCGAGGACGGCCCGCCGAGCGCCGCGAAGAAGGCGTTCCTGGTCACCCGCTTCGGTGACTACTTCTTCCTCATCGGCGTCGTCGCCGTCTTCGCCACCTTCGGGACGGCCTCCTTCGCCGGCGAGCAGTCCTTCGTCACGATGGCCGAACACGCCCTGGACCCCGGGGCAACCGCCGACGTGACGACGTTCTTCGGCCTCGGGCCGCAGGCGTGGTTCACCGTCATCGGCCTGCTCGTGCTCGGCGGCGTGATGGGCAAGTCCGCCCAGTTCCCGCTGCACACGTGGCTGCCGGACGCGATGGAAGGCCCCACTCCCGTCTCGGCACTCATCCACGCGGCGACGATGGTCGCGGCCGGCGTCTACCTCGTCGCGCGCATGTACGGCTTCTACGCGCTCTCGCCGACTGCGCTGGGCATCATCGCGCTCATCGGTGGGTTCACCGCGCTGTTCGCGGCGACGATGGGCGTCGTCAAGCAGGAACTCAAGCAGGTGCTCGCGTACTCCACCATCTCCCAGTACGGGTACATGATGCTCGCGCTGGGTGGCGGTGGCTACGTCGCGGCGGTCTTCCACCTGACCACCCACGCCGTCTTCAAGGCGCTGCTGTTCCTCGGCGCCGGGTCGGTCATCATCGCCATGCACCACAACGAGAACATGTGGGACATGGGCGGCCTGAAGGACAAGATGCGGGTCACCTACCTGACCTTCCTCTCGGGGTCGCTCGCGCTGGCGGGCATTTTCCCCTTCGCCGGCTTCTGGTCGAAGGACGAGGTGCTCTACGAGACCCTCATCCACGGTCTCGGGAACACTCCGCTGTTGCTCGCCGGCTACGCGATGGGACTGCTCGCGGTCTTCTTCACCGGGTTCTACACCTTCCGGATGGTCTTCCTGACCTTCCACGGTGAGGCCCGGAGCGACGTCGCACGCGACCCCGAACCAGTGCGCTGGAACGTGAAGGCGCCACTGGCAGTGCTGGGTATCGGCGCAGCGACGGTCGGGTTCATCAACATGGTGCCGGTGCAGAAACTGACATCTATCAGTGATATTGACTTCCTCCACCAGTGGCTCGACGGGAGTCTGGAGTCGCTCAACGCCCACCACTACGCCGAGGTCCTCGAAGCGGACTTCGCGGCCGGGTACGCAGCCGCGGACCTCTCGCCGCTCGTGCCAGGACTGGTCTCGCTGGGTCTGGCCGTCGCCGGCGTCGGTGCCGCGTACACGCTCTACAGCGGTCCCTCGCCCGCACAGCACACGAAGAAACTCGGTTCGATTCGGACGCTACTCATGAACAACTACTACCAGGACGAGTATCAGGTCTGGCTGGCCAAGGGCGTGACCGTGCCGGTCGCCCGGGCAGCCGACAAGTTCGACCAGGGTATCATCGACGGCGTCGTCAACGGCATCAGTAGCGTCAGCCTGTTCTCGGGCGAGCGCTTCCGGCGCATCCAGACGGGCGTCGTCAGCAACTACGCGACGCTTCTGACCATCGGGCTCACGCTCTTGCTCATCGTCTTCGGGCTCGCAGGGGGGTGGTTCTAG
- a CDS encoding aminomethyltransferase family protein → MTVLADIHDEHGATYVERGGREVVDHYGKPARVHRAVRKGVGFLEYAYGVLTVEGDDRVEYVDNAVSNRVPQTDGEGVYALLLDPQGHIETDMYVYNAGERLLVFTPPGEAEGLAAEWREKTFIQDVDIDVATTDFGVFGVHGPKATEKIASVFNEQTPDQHLSFVRGSMGDAGVTVVRTDAPAGEEGYEVICAAAAAEDVFDTLENRGLNAVPFGYRTWETLTLEAGTPLFESELDGEIPNVLGLRNAVDFEKGCFVGQEVVSRVENRGQPSSQLVGLTTEAVPERGAAVFAGDEAVGEVTRAVESPDLGEPIALALVDFGTGGDLAVRVDGEERLASLAKLPFSEGSDRSERIPQY, encoded by the coding sequence ATGACCGTTCTCGCCGACATCCACGACGAACACGGTGCAACGTACGTCGAGCGCGGCGGGCGCGAGGTGGTCGACCACTACGGCAAGCCAGCGCGCGTCCACCGGGCCGTCCGCAAGGGCGTCGGCTTCCTCGAATACGCCTACGGCGTCCTGACGGTCGAGGGCGACGACCGCGTCGAGTACGTGGACAACGCCGTCTCCAACCGCGTCCCGCAGACCGACGGCGAGGGCGTGTACGCACTCCTGCTGGACCCCCAGGGCCACATCGAGACGGACATGTACGTCTACAACGCCGGCGAGCGCCTCCTCGTGTTCACGCCGCCGGGCGAGGCCGAGGGCCTCGCCGCGGAGTGGCGCGAGAAGACCTTCATCCAGGACGTGGACATCGACGTCGCGACCACCGACTTCGGCGTCTTCGGCGTCCACGGTCCCAAGGCGACGGAGAAGATAGCCAGCGTCTTCAACGAGCAGACGCCCGACCAGCACCTCTCCTTTGTCCGCGGGTCGATGGGCGACGCCGGCGTGACCGTCGTCCGTACCGACGCGCCGGCCGGCGAGGAGGGCTACGAGGTTATCTGCGCCGCGGCGGCCGCCGAGGACGTGTTCGACACGCTGGAGAACCGCGGGCTCAACGCCGTCCCCTTCGGCTACCGGACCTGGGAGACGCTGACGCTGGAGGCTGGCACCCCCCTGTTCGAGTCGGAACTGGACGGCGAGATTCCCAACGTACTCGGCCTCCGCAACGCCGTCGACTTCGAGAAGGGGTGTTTCGTCGGCCAGGAAGTCGTCTCCCGCGTCGAGAACCGCGGGCAGCCGAGTTCACAGCTGGTCGGGCTCACGACGGAGGCGGTCCCAGAGCGCGGTGCGGCGGTCTTCGCCGGCGACGAGGCCGTCGGCGAGGTCACCCGTGCCGTCGAGAGTCCGGACCTTGGCGAACCCATCGCGCTCGCACTCGTCGACTTCGGGACCGGGGGCGACCTGGCCGTTCGCGTCGACGGCGAGGAGCGCCTTGCGAGTCTCGCGAAGCTGCCGTTCTCCGAGGGGTCCGACCGTTCCGAGCGGATTCCGCAGTATTAG
- the mutL gene encoding DNA mismatch repair endonuclease MutL produces MTNIRELDAKTVERIAAGEVVERPASVVKELVENSLDADAGRVQVAVTAGGTDGIRVTDDGIGMTEAELRRAVEKHTTSKIADIADLEGGVGTLGFRGEALHAIGAVSRLTVTSRPRDGGSGTELTVEGGEVTDVSPAGCPTGTTVEVEDLFYNVPARRKYLKQESTEFAHVNTVVTNYALANPDVAVSLSHDGRETFATTGQGDRQATVMSVYGREVARSMLPVDTDATPDGPLDGVSGLVSHPETNRASRDYLSTFVNGRYVTASTVREAVVEAYGSQLASDRYPFAVVDLAVDPGTVDVNVHPRKLDVRFADDEAVRDQIRTTIEETLLAEGLIRSSAPRGRSAADEATIRPGDDGSGDGGGGADAPSDTADADTARSDTDTRRSSQSSSSSSSSSRSSTGASAGRSSGTSDARGSGSTGAAASVDDGRRNRRQRAAGDGRKFDGAHDQARLGDADGDPDERTFDSLPPMRVLGQFRDTYIVAETGDGLVLVDQHAADERINYERLRGEFEGETTTQALADPVRLELTAREAELFESHGDALARLGFQAQRVDDRTVEVRSVPSLVAETAGPDIVRDVLGEFVGGDAAAAETVDAAVDELLADMACYPSITGNTSLTEGSVVDLLDRLDDCENPYACPHGRPVVVELDDEELENRFERDYPGHGG; encoded by the coding sequence ATGACGAACATCCGGGAACTCGACGCGAAGACCGTCGAGCGCATCGCCGCGGGGGAGGTGGTCGAGCGGCCCGCCAGCGTCGTCAAGGAACTGGTCGAGAACAGTCTGGACGCCGACGCCGGCCGGGTGCAGGTCGCCGTCACCGCCGGCGGGACCGACGGTATCCGGGTCACCGACGACGGCATCGGCATGACCGAGGCGGAACTCCGCCGCGCCGTCGAGAAACACACGACGAGCAAGATAGCCGACATCGCCGACCTGGAGGGGGGCGTCGGCACGCTCGGGTTCCGGGGCGAGGCGCTGCACGCCATCGGGGCCGTCTCGCGGCTCACCGTCACCTCCCGGCCGCGCGACGGCGGTTCGGGGACGGAACTCACCGTCGAGGGCGGCGAGGTGACCGACGTGAGCCCCGCGGGCTGTCCGACCGGGACCACCGTCGAGGTGGAGGACCTGTTCTACAACGTCCCCGCCCGCCGGAAGTACCTCAAGCAGGAGTCGACGGAGTTCGCCCACGTCAATACCGTCGTCACGAACTACGCCCTCGCGAATCCGGACGTGGCCGTCTCGCTGTCTCACGACGGGCGGGAGACGTTCGCCACCACCGGCCAGGGCGACCGGCAGGCGACCGTGATGTCGGTCTACGGCCGCGAGGTCGCACGGTCGATGCTCCCCGTCGACACTGACGCCACCCCCGACGGTCCGCTCGACGGCGTCTCGGGGCTGGTCAGCCACCCGGAGACGAACCGCGCCTCGCGCGATTACCTCTCGACGTTCGTCAACGGCCGCTACGTCACCGCGTCGACGGTCCGAGAGGCCGTCGTCGAGGCCTACGGCTCGCAACTCGCCAGCGACCGCTACCCCTTCGCCGTCGTGGACCTCGCAGTCGACCCCGGCACCGTCGACGTGAACGTCCACCCCCGGAAACTCGACGTGCGCTTCGCCGACGACGAGGCGGTCCGCGACCAGATTCGGACGACCATCGAGGAGACGCTGCTCGCTGAGGGGTTGATTCGCTCCTCGGCACCCCGCGGGCGGTCCGCCGCCGACGAGGCGACGATTCGGCCCGGAGACGACGGGAGCGGGGACGGCGGAGGCGGGGCCGACGCTCCCAGCGATACTGCCGATGCTGACACCGCGCGGTCCGACACCGACACGCGCCGGTCCAGTCAGTCCTCGTCCTCCTCCTCCTCCTCCTCGCGCTCGTCGACTGGCGCGTCGGCCGGTCGTTCGAGTGGCACATCGGACGCCCGCGGGAGCGGTTCGACTGGAGCGGCGGCGTCGGTCGACGACGGCCGACGGAATCGACGCCAGCGCGCCGCGGGGGACGGGCGGAAGTTCGACGGGGCCCACGACCAGGCGCGCCTCGGCGACGCCGACGGCGACCCGGACGAGCGGACGTTCGACAGCCTCCCGCCGATGCGCGTGCTCGGGCAGTTCAGGGATACCTACATCGTGGCCGAGACCGGGGACGGGCTGGTGCTGGTCGACCAGCACGCCGCCGACGAGCGCATCAACTACGAGCGCCTCCGCGGGGAGTTCGAGGGCGAGACGACGACGCAGGCGCTTGCGGACCCGGTCCGGCTGGAACTGACCGCCCGCGAGGCCGAACTGTTCGAGAGCCACGGTGACGCGCTCGCACGTCTCGGGTTCCAGGCACAGCGCGTCGACGACCGGACCGTCGAGGTGCGCTCGGTCCCGTCGCTGGTCGCCGAGACGGCCGGGCCGGACATCGTGCGGGACGTGCTCGGCGAGTTCGTCGGCGGCGACGCGGCGGCCGCGGAGACGGTCGACGCCGCGGTGGACGAACTGCTCGCCGACATGGCCTGTTACCCCTCGATTACCGGCAACACGTCGCTGACGGAGGGGTCGGTGGTGGACCTGCTGGACAGGCTGGACGACTGCGAGAATCCCTACGCCTGCCCGCACGGCCGCCCGGTGGTGGTGGAACTGGACGACGAGGAACTGGAGAACCGGTTCGAGCGGGACTATCCGGGGCACGGCGGGTGA
- a CDS encoding geranylgeranyl reductase family protein has translation MHDFVVVGAGPAGSRFARRAAAAGHDVIAFEQGTVGEPLACSGHVSTDIWHFTPDGARDDLLQNEVYGARFHLGGADSRAYEFYKDEVVSNVIDRVGLDRTLADAAREAGADLREGHTVVGVAEHRDHVSVEVRGPDGVETHRGKMVAGCDGPRSRVRRELGLPDPDELLHGVLGFDEAADHQDFVDVHLTVPGFFAWRIPRGEAGVEYGLGMAADSEDVRARFDDLVADYGADVSRRCSGLIPIGPPKRVTGRRSFLVGDAAAQTKPFTGGGIRYGMTAADHAAREIDPDDPGTLGDYERAWRGDLRTDIRLGALVRAGYSLPRPLQRAGMAAFEGEIGVHMDRPTTLFSRDQLRAMLSR, from the coding sequence ATGCACGACTTCGTCGTCGTGGGCGCGGGGCCTGCAGGCTCGCGGTTTGCGCGGCGTGCGGCCGCGGCGGGTCACGACGTCATCGCCTTCGAGCAGGGGACGGTCGGCGAGCCCCTGGCATGCTCGGGACACGTGAGCACGGATATCTGGCATTTCACGCCCGATGGGGCCCGCGACGACTTGCTGCAAAACGAGGTCTACGGCGCGCGCTTTCACCTCGGCGGCGCGGACTCCCGCGCCTACGAGTTCTACAAGGACGAGGTGGTCTCAAACGTCATCGACCGCGTCGGTCTCGACCGGACGCTCGCCGACGCCGCGCGCGAGGCTGGCGCGGACCTGCGTGAGGGACACACCGTCGTCGGGGTGGCGGAACACCGCGACCACGTCAGCGTCGAGGTGCGCGGACCCGACGGTGTCGAGACGCACCGCGGGAAGATGGTCGCCGGCTGTGACGGGCCGCGCTCGCGCGTCCGGCGGGAACTCGGCCTGCCAGACCCCGACGAACTCCTCCACGGGGTGCTGGGGTTCGACGAAGCGGCCGACCACCAGGACTTCGTGGACGTGCACCTGACCGTCCCGGGTTTCTTCGCGTGGCGCATCCCGCGCGGCGAGGCCGGCGTCGAGTACGGCCTCGGGATGGCCGCCGACAGCGAGGACGTCCGTGCGCGCTTCGACGACCTGGTGGCGGACTACGGGGCCGACGTGTCCCGCCGCTGCTCGGGACTCATCCCAATCGGCCCGCCGAAGCGCGTGACTGGTCGGCGCTCGTTCCTCGTCGGCGACGCCGCGGCACAGACCAAGCCGTTCACCGGCGGTGGCATCCGCTACGGCATGACCGCCGCCGACCACGCGGCCCGCGAAATCGACCCCGACGACCCCGGGACGCTCGGCGACTACGAGCGTGCCTGGCGCGGAGACCTGCGGACGGACATCCGACTGGGCGCGCTCGTCCGCGCCGGCTACTCGCTGCCGAGACCGCTCCAGCGTGCCGGGATGGCCGCCTTCGAAGGGGAAATTGGCGTCCACATGGACCGGCCGACGACGCTGTTCTCGCGGGACCAGCTGCGGGCGATGCTCTCGCGGTAG
- a CDS encoding PGF-CTERM sorting domain-containing protein: MSRLLVSVATTVLVVAALAPGAIGGVAAQEDVALTVTVVDSDGERLGGITVNATWGDGMSTTDTTLPNGQAGFAVPEGADVQIQIEDDTYLRNFPYTVENVTEESVEVSVARSGTATIAVEDANGPVENARVWLFRGPRYVDTRQTGADGMSTTDPVEQGAYGLQVLKAGYVTNTTDITVGPGTNNKTVQIRRDSVPVEFRVTDDTFATPRPIENATVNIQGGASLPTLTNGFASTSVPVNRDYTVTVSKDGYDSVTRSLEVDEEAASLNVSIRRTEAISVTAVNDRVVVGESTSVTVTDEYGERVSGATVSVNGSTVGETNANGQATVPIESTGSTSITVETNGLSASTVVEGVQPAQEATPTVTATVTATETTATPTPGEDGPGFGIAAALVALAGTLLLARRR, encoded by the coding sequence ATGTCACGGTTACTGGTATCTGTCGCGACGACAGTACTCGTCGTTGCCGCGCTCGCGCCCGGTGCAATCGGGGGCGTCGCCGCCCAGGAGGACGTCGCACTGACGGTCACCGTCGTCGACTCCGATGGTGAACGCCTCGGCGGCATTACTGTCAACGCGACGTGGGGCGACGGGATGTCGACCACGGACACGACACTCCCGAACGGCCAGGCCGGCTTTGCTGTCCCCGAGGGGGCCGACGTCCAGATTCAGATAGAGGACGACACCTACCTGCGGAACTTCCCGTACACTGTCGAGAACGTCACGGAGGAGTCTGTCGAGGTCTCGGTCGCGCGGTCGGGAACGGCGACTATCGCGGTCGAGGACGCGAACGGACCGGTCGAGAACGCGAGGGTCTGGCTCTTCCGCGGGCCTCGCTACGTCGACACCAGGCAGACGGGAGCCGACGGGATGTCGACGACGGACCCCGTCGAGCAGGGGGCATACGGGCTGCAAGTCCTGAAGGCCGGCTACGTGACCAACACCACGGACATCACCGTCGGTCCCGGGACGAACAACAAGACCGTCCAGATTCGCCGTGACAGCGTCCCGGTGGAGTTCAGAGTGACCGACGACACGTTCGCCACGCCGCGTCCCATCGAGAACGCCACTGTCAACATCCAGGGCGGTGCCTCGCTGCCGACGCTCACCAACGGGTTCGCGTCGACGAGCGTTCCGGTCAACCGGGACTACACCGTCACGGTGAGCAAGGACGGCTACGACAGCGTGACGCGGTCGCTCGAAGTCGACGAGGAGGCGGCGTCGCTGAACGTCTCCATCCGGCGGACCGAGGCAATCAGCGTCACCGCGGTCAACGACCGCGTCGTCGTCGGCGAGTCGACGTCGGTGACCGTCACCGACGAGTACGGCGAGCGGGTCTCCGGGGCCACCGTCAGCGTCAACGGGTCGACGGTCGGCGAGACCAACGCGAACGGCCAGGCAACCGTCCCCATCGAGTCGACCGGTAGCACGAGCATCACCGTGGAGACGAACGGACTCAGCGCGTCGACGGTCGTCGAGGGGGTCCAGCCGGCGCAGGAGGCCACGCCGACGGTGACCGCGACTGTGACGGCGACCGAAACGACCGCAACCCCGACGCCGGGTGAAGACGGTCCCGGGTTCGGCATCGCGGCCGCGCTGGTCGCCCTCGCCGGGACGCTGCTGCTCGCCCGTCGTCGGTAA
- a CDS encoding NADH-quinone oxidoreductase subunit J, which translates to MASIGALFSLEGIAFALFAMVTVGSSVGVVLVRDIWHSALLLGVALLSVAVHYVMLQAEFIAAMQILVYVGGVLILITFAVMLTREDTEEVAA; encoded by the coding sequence ATGGCTAGCATAGGCGCGTTATTCTCGTTAGAGGGGATCGCATTCGCGCTGTTCGCCATGGTGACCGTGGGGAGCAGCGTCGGCGTCGTGCTCGTCCGAGACATCTGGCACTCGGCGCTGTTGCTGGGAGTCGCACTCCTGAGCGTCGCAGTCCACTACGTGATGTTGCAGGCCGAGTTCATCGCCGCGATGCAGATTCTAGTGTACGTCGGCGGGGTCCTCATCCTCATCACGTTCGCCGTGATGCTCACCCGCGAGGACACCGAGGAGGTGGCCGCATGA
- a CDS encoding DUF4397 domain-containing protein, whose product MTDPMIRIGHCSPDAPNVDIQVDGETAFEDVGFRDLSDYTSLAPGEHMVRIKPAGSTDTVIELNASLDEDTRYTALATGMLDDIEATVFVDDPGDVPTGKAHVRFIHASPDAPRVGISVRDGPDLFKRQQFRSASDYEQVDAGSYDLDVIPTGNREPALSLDGIEFSGGAAYSAIAVGLVEDGSLDALLVEDTVAELAADD is encoded by the coding sequence ATGACAGACCCAATGATACGAATCGGTCACTGCAGTCCCGACGCACCGAACGTCGACATCCAGGTCGACGGCGAGACGGCGTTCGAGGACGTCGGCTTCCGCGACCTCTCGGACTACACCAGCCTCGCCCCGGGCGAGCACATGGTGCGCATCAAGCCGGCCGGGAGCACAGACACGGTCATCGAACTGAACGCCTCGCTCGACGAGGACACCCGGTATACGGCGCTGGCGACGGGGATGCTCGACGACATCGAAGCCACCGTCTTCGTGGACGACCCCGGAGACGTCCCCACTGGCAAGGCACACGTCAGGTTCATCCACGCGTCGCCGGACGCCCCGCGCGTCGGCATCAGCGTCCGGGACGGCCCGGACCTGTTCAAACGCCAGCAGTTCCGGAGCGCGAGCGACTACGAGCAGGTCGACGCCGGCAGCTACGACCTCGACGTGATTCCGACCGGCAACCGCGAGCCGGCGCTGTCGCTGGACGGCATCGAGTTCAGCGGCGGGGCCGCCTACAGCGCCATCGCCGTCGGACTGGTCGAGGACGGTTCCCTCGACGCGTTGCTGGTCGAGGACACCGTCGCGGAACTGGCGGCCGACGACTGA
- the nuoK gene encoding NADH-quinone oxidoreductase subunit NuoK: MAVSVQFYLLLSALVFCIGLFGILIRRNALMFLMSVELMLNAGNINLVAFSHYYGNLSGQVFSLFTMALAAAEVAIGIGIILVLYRNFDDIDVTEAATMRW; this comes from the coding sequence ATGGCCGTCTCGGTCCAGTTCTACCTCCTGCTCTCCGCGCTGGTGTTCTGCATCGGCCTCTTCGGTATCCTCATCCGCCGGAACGCCCTGATGTTCCTGATGAGCGTCGAGTTGATGCTCAACGCGGGCAACATCAACCTCGTCGCCTTCTCCCACTACTACGGCAACCTCTCCGGCCAGGTCTTCAGCCTGTTCACGATGGCGCTGGCCGCCGCGGAGGTCGCCATCGGCATCGGCATCATCCTCGTGCTGTATCGCAACTTCGACGACATCGACGTGACCGAAGCAGCTACAATGAGGTGGTAA